One genomic region from Colletotrichum lupini chromosome 7, complete sequence encodes:
- a CDS encoding casein kinase II subunit alpha, whose protein sequence is MARVYADVNQNMPRSYWDYDSVNISWGVLENYEVVRKIGRGKYSEVFEGINVVNYQKCVIKVLKPVKKKKIKREIKILQNLAGGPNVVALLDVVRDSQSKTPSLIFEHVNNTDFRSLYPKFNDLDVRYYINELLKALDFCHSKGIMHRDVKPHNVMIDHENRKLRLIDWGLAEFYHQGTEYNVRVASRYFKGPELLVDFQEYDYSLDMWSLGAMFASMIFRKEPFFHGNSNSDQLVKIAKVLGTDDLFDYLDKYEIELDAQYDDILGRFQKKPWHSFVTAENQRFVSNEAIDFLDKLLRYDHQERLTAKEAQAHPYFNPVRDPEVFKQHLANQTASGVSSN, encoded by the exons ATGGCGCGGGTCTACGCAGATGTCAACCAGAACATGCCCCGCAGCTACTGGGACTACGATTCAGTCAACATTA GCTGGGGGGTTCTCGAGAACTACGAGGTCGTTAGGAAAATTG GTCGCGGAAAATACTCCGAGGTCTTTGAGGGCATCAATGTCGTTAACTACCAGAAGTGCGTCATCAAGGTCTTGAAGCCTgttaagaagaagaagatcaAGCGTGAGATCAAGATCTTGCAAAACTTGGCGGGAGGACCCAATGTCGTGGCTCTTCTGGACGTGGTCAGGGACTCACAA AGCAAGACGCCATCCCTCATCTTCGAGCATGTCAATAACACCGACTTCCGAAGCCTCTACCCCAAATTCAACGATCTTGATGTTCGCTACTACATCAATGAGCTACTGAAGGCTCTTGACTTCTGTCACAGCAAGGGCATCATGCACCGCGACGTCAAACCTCACAACGTTATGATCGATCATGAGAACAGAAAG TTGCGACTCATTGACTGGGGTTTGGCCGAGTTTTACCACCAGGGAACTGAGTACAACGTGCGCGTGGCTTCCAGATACTTCAAGGGTCCCGAGTTGTTGGTCGATTTCCAGGAGTACGACTACAGCTTGGACATGTGGAGTCTGGGTGCCATGTTTGCCTCCATGATCTTCCGCAAGGAGCCGTTCTTCCATGGCAACTCTAACTCAGACCAACTTGTCAAGATTGCGAAGGTGCTCGGTACGGACGACCTCTTCGACTACCTCGACAAGTACGAGATCGAGCTCGATGCGCAGTATGACGACATCCTCGGCCGTTTCCAGAAGAAGCCCTGGCACTCTTTCGTCACCGCGGAAAACCAGCGCTTCGTCAGCAATGAAGCGATTGATTTCCTGGACAAGCTTCTTCGATACGACCATCAA GAACGTCTTACTGCCAAGGAGGCCCAGGCACACCCTTACTTCAACCCTGTTCGGGACCCCGAGGTTTTCAAGCAGCACTTGGCCAACCAGACCGCCTCAGGTGTGAGCAGCAACTGA